One part of the Gossypium raimondii isolate GPD5lz chromosome 1, ASM2569854v1, whole genome shotgun sequence genome encodes these proteins:
- the LOC105787272 gene encoding uncharacterized protein LOC105787272, giving the protein MDCLFSGFRKRNIKTEHTNCNNHPRAAILLCKIPITISINSPPPPQVQKKCHTKYFHCLRRAMCKPNNYGVVLKKRLKGLLKFISGKALQITTKMMREGHLVVIAVQGKEPKRFLIKLDHLYNPDVLKLLKQAEEEFGFSREGVLELPCQPHELQRILSNIKALP; this is encoded by the coding sequence ATGGATTGCCTTTTTTCAGGTTTTCGGAAGCGGAACATCAAAACTGAGCATACAAATTGCAACAACCATCCACGTGCTGCTATTCTCCTCTGCAAAATTCCCATCACTATATCTATCAATTCCCCGCCCCCCCCTCAAGTACAGAAAAAGTGCCATACAAAGTACTTTCATTGCCTACGGAGAGCAATGTGTAAGCCTAACAATTATGGGGTGGTGTTGAAGAAGAGGCTCAAAGGACTGCTGAAGTTCATTTCTGGAAAAGCACTGCAAATTACAACCAAGATGATGAGGGAAGGCCACTTGGTGGTGATTGCCGTCCAAGGTAAAGAACCAAAGAGGTTTCTCATAAAATTAGATCATCTTTACAACCCTGATGTCTTGAAGTTGTTGAAGCAAGCTGAGGAGGAGTTTGGGTTTTCTCGAGAAGGGGTCCTTGAGCTTCCTTGTCAACCACATGAATTGCAGAGAATTCTAAGTAATATAAAAGCTCTACCGTAA